From one Verrucomicrobiota bacterium genomic stretch:
- the hprK gene encoding HPr(Ser) kinase/phosphatase, protein MASKSKTAPFTVREFYETHREALGMNLLTSEAGLGRPIREATVNRPGLLLADFTQYFAPRRVQVMGNAEVYFLKSLPESERWRRVEYFLSQKIPCVVFSRHLRPGAPFLKRAEAAGVPVFSSPLITMRFINKATFALEQKFAPRETFMGSMVDILGTGVIVRGESGIGKSECVLALIERGYSLVADDITLVSLLDEREVIGTSKPLTKDHMEVRGIGIINVARMFGVRSIRADKRVDLVVTLKAWDDVPDVDRLGIEQEFLKILGIDIPHITIPVRPGRDLARLVEVAALQAKLKASGYNPAQELNERLLAQMAPPVVSQEGK, encoded by the coding sequence ATGGCCTCCAAGTCCAAGACCGCCCCGTTCACGGTGAGGGAGTTTTATGAAACCCACCGCGAGGCGCTTGGGATGAATCTGCTGACCAGCGAGGCGGGACTGGGCCGTCCGATTCGGGAAGCGACGGTGAACCGGCCCGGATTGTTGCTTGCGGATTTCACCCAGTATTTTGCCCCTCGCCGGGTCCAGGTGATGGGCAACGCGGAAGTGTATTTTCTCAAGTCCCTGCCGGAGTCCGAACGCTGGCGGCGAGTCGAATACTTCCTCAGCCAAAAAATCCCCTGCGTCGTTTTTTCGCGCCATCTGCGTCCGGGCGCCCCTTTCTTGAAACGGGCCGAAGCGGCGGGGGTGCCGGTTTTTTCTTCTCCCCTCATCACCATGCGCTTCATCAACAAGGCGACCTTCGCCCTGGAGCAGAAATTCGCGCCGCGGGAAACGTTCATGGGCAGCATGGTGGATATCCTCGGCACCGGAGTGATCGTCCGCGGGGAATCCGGCATCGGCAAAAGCGAGTGCGTGCTGGCCTTGATCGAGCGCGGATATTCCCTGGTGGCGGACGACATCACCCTGGTGAGCTTGCTGGACGAGCGCGAAGTGATAGGCACCAGCAAACCGTTGACGAAAGATCACATGGAGGTGCGCGGCATCGGGATTATCAACGTGGCGCGCATGTTCGGTGTCCGCAGCATTCGTGCCGACAAGCGCGTGGATTTGGTGGTGACGTTGAAGGCTTGGGACGACGTTCCGGACGTGGACCGGCTTGGCATCGAGCAGGAGTTTCTGAAGATTCTGGGCATCGACATTCCCCACATCACGATCCCCGTTCGTCCCGGCCGGGACTTGGCGCGGCTGGTGGAAGTTGCGGCGCTGCAAGCCAAGCTCAAAGCCAGCGGCTACAACCCCGCCCAGGAGCTCAACGAGCGCCTGCTCGCCCAGATGGCGCCGCCGGTGGTTTCCCAGGAAGGCAAGTAG